CCATCAGCGGATAAACGGGCTCGGGAGCAACTGGCACAAAAAGCATCCGTTACAGAAGAAATAATCCCAATTTCCTGCCCATTTTCTTTAAATTTAAAGCGATCAGCCACTTCTCCTACATAGTTAGGCGCCACTGGCTCTAGAGGAAACTCTTTGTTTATCATGTCAAATATCTCGTGTTTACTTATAACGTGGTCTAACGTCCAACCGTTCGAATTACCCACGTCCATATATTCAATGTAGCGGAGAATAACAGAGGTATCTTTAAAAAAACGCGCCATTGGAAGAATATCTTTCTCATTCATGCCACGTTTTACAACCATGTTAATTTTTACATTGAGTCCAGCCTGATGAGCTGCTTCAATCCCTTCAAGTACTTTATGAACACCTACTCCCCTATCGTTTATCGCCATAAACGTGTCATCATCTAAAGAATCTAGACTGATCGTCACCCGTTTTAAACCGGCCTGCTTCAGCTCCTCAGCATATTTCGGTAAAAAAACACCGTTCGTTGTCATGGCGATATCGTCAACACCTTCAATTGCGTGTAACATAGCAATAAGAGTTGAGAGGTTCTGACGCATTAAAGGCTCGCCACCAGTAATACGCAGTTTTTTAACACCTCTATTGGCTAATACCGCTGCGAATCTTGTAATCTCTTCAAATGTAAGAATTTCATTTTTGGGTAAAAATTTAATATACTTATCGAAAATTTCCGCTGGCATACAGTAGCGACAGCGAAAATTGCACCTGTCTGTGACAGAAATGCGTAAGTCTTTTAGAGGTCGTGAGAAGTTATCGATCATCCCTTTAGTCATTCTGTCACCCCCGTCGTCCTTTCATTATACGTTGGTTGTTTTTGAGAAGACAAGGGGGATGACTCATTTTCTTGTGACAAACAAACCTATTATTTATTATAAGACTACTGGATAACGTATTTTGTGAGCCATTTAATCTTTTGCATTTTCAACTTGGTTAGAAAGGCGATTAAGTCGACTATTGGAATACTCCCACTGGTCGTGATTTAAGTTGATTATTTTTGCTTCTTCAAGCTTTTGTTTCGCCTCTTCTAAAGCTTGAGTAGCATTTTGCAGCTGTGTAGCATCCATACTCATCGTTGCTTGTCCTACCATTCTTTCCGCAGCCTGTATGGCTAATTCTACCTGTTCAATGTCATTGTAATCTTCTGTCACGTTTTTCACCCTTTCATTTGAAACAGTTATCCATAGTATATGGCCGTTTCAAAAAACTATACCAGGACTAAAGGTGTGATTCATGACTCAGACATATATGGGGTCATGCGTATCGTTATCTCGCCGGACGTTTTCCCCAATATTGGAAATAGTTCGTTTTAATATTTCCGTTATATAATTTACGTTTTTTAGTAGCCTCAGCACCATACAATTTCTCAAACTGCGGATGC
The Salipaludibacillus sp. LMS25 DNA segment above includes these coding regions:
- the moaA gene encoding GTP 3',8-cyclase MoaA — encoded protein: MTKGMIDNFSRPLKDLRISVTDRCNFRCRYCMPAEIFDKYIKFLPKNEILTFEEITRFAAVLANRGVKKLRITGGEPLMRQNLSTLIAMLHAIEGVDDIAMTTNGVFLPKYAEELKQAGLKRVTISLDSLDDDTFMAINDRGVGVHKVLEGIEAAHQAGLNVKINMVVKRGMNEKDILPMARFFKDTSVILRYIEYMDVGNSNGWTLDHVISKHEIFDMINKEFPLEPVAPNYVGEVADRFKFKENGQEIGIISSVTDAFCASCSRARLSADGKLVTCLFSSGGHDVREVLRSGATDEEIAAFVKRIWEKRDDRYSEERLKHTDKKQLKKIEMSQIGG
- a CDS encoding DUF2564 family protein; the encoded protein is MKNVTEDYNDIEQVELAIQAAERMVGQATMSMDATQLQNATQALEEAKQKLEEAKIINLNHDQWEYSNSRLNRLSNQVENAKD